From the Maioricimonas rarisocia genome, one window contains:
- a CDS encoding class I SAM-dependent methyltransferase, translating to MVRLRNALFGTEPIVAHCPGPLHEGWHYFADAVRSTPVVPRLPRESATILTWNNGSRPDKPNGLLEQCVGRWGSDVHVLGADVKPWTNLSKLQLTADALQQIGTEYVVGLDSGDVLLVDHPDELVCRFRTHFTCDLLFNSTGARCWPEMPAFVMFESTRPAADTASGRHWLNAGAFVGRTDFCREYFATLAREAAERDWRDDQFAIKETWPRWYPRVQIDYRCHIFQWFNESRPILQIERPRADRQRQLIEWLEPLRPLRFGAEVGVYDGYTSDILLQAFPELHLWMVDPWHTIDQPEEYANFDESRFEELRRIAMWWTSHAEDRRFELRKPSLEASSLFPDASLDFVFIDADHHYDAVKADVHAWWPKVRTGGLLSGHDYGVYGDATGAWGVRRAVDEFAAERGVLPLLGADGTWCIEKQ from the coding sequence ATGGTTCGCCTCAGAAACGCCCTCTTCGGCACAGAGCCGATTGTCGCACACTGTCCCGGGCCACTGCACGAAGGCTGGCACTACTTTGCCGATGCCGTTCGCTCCACTCCGGTCGTGCCCCGCCTCCCGCGCGAATCCGCGACGATTCTGACCTGGAACAATGGTTCGCGTCCGGACAAGCCGAATGGACTCCTCGAACAATGTGTGGGCCGATGGGGAAGCGACGTCCACGTCCTGGGAGCCGACGTCAAACCCTGGACCAACCTTTCGAAACTTCAGCTGACCGCTGATGCACTGCAGCAGATCGGCACCGAATACGTCGTCGGACTCGACTCGGGAGATGTCCTTCTGGTGGATCATCCCGACGAACTCGTCTGCCGCTTCCGGACCCACTTCACGTGCGACCTGCTCTTTAACTCCACCGGCGCCCGCTGCTGGCCGGAGATGCCGGCCTTCGTGATGTTCGAAAGCACTCGTCCTGCTGCAGACACAGCCTCCGGACGCCACTGGCTCAACGCGGGGGCCTTTGTGGGACGAACGGACTTCTGCCGCGAGTACTTCGCCACTCTGGCGCGCGAAGCCGCTGAACGGGATTGGAGGGATGACCAGTTCGCCATCAAGGAGACGTGGCCCCGATGGTATCCCCGCGTACAGATCGACTACCGCTGCCACATCTTCCAGTGGTTCAACGAAAGTCGTCCCATTCTCCAGATTGAACGCCCCCGGGCCGACCGGCAGCGTCAACTGATCGAGTGGCTCGAACCGCTTCGGCCACTGCGCTTTGGTGCCGAGGTCGGCGTATACGACGGCTACACCTCCGACATCCTGCTGCAGGCGTTTCCCGAACTGCACCTCTGGATGGTCGATCCCTGGCACACGATTGACCAGCCGGAAGAGTATGCCAACTTCGATGAGTCGCGGTTCGAGGAGCTTCGCCGGATTGCGATGTGGTGGACGAGTCACGCCGAAGATCGCCGCTTCGAGCTCCGCAAACCGTCCCTCGAGGCGTCATCCCTGTTCCCCGATGCATCGCTCGACTTCGTCTTTATCGATGCCGATCACCACTACGATGCCGTGAAAGCCGACGTGCACGCCTGGTGGCCGAAGGTGCGGACCGGCGGCCTGCTCAGCGGACACGACTACGGCGTTTATGGAGACGCCACGGGAGCCTGGGGCGTACGCCGTGCCGTGGACGAGTTCGCTGCCGAACGGGGAGTGCTCCCTCTCCTCGGAGCAGACGGCACCTGGTGCATCGAGAAACAATAG
- a CDS encoding chemotaxis protein CheB — protein MSSPDEPAGVEHQEQKTPSVAATVLVGIGASAGGLESLERFLSGVTSLSGAAFVVVQHLSPNYETMMDKLLARHTQMPVTIARNSQPIEANAVYVIPPRKDLTVRDGRLILTDQDSEEVPHLPIDRFFSSMAEEYGSNCAAIVLSGTGSDGSRGVRDVQRVGGLVLSEAESTARFTGMPASAQATGCVDYSVPPESMGNILLASLAAGMREVTPPVPLPGAELQQIFDIVREKCQIDFLQYKSSTVSRRIDRRLKMCGVDSLAEYIGLLRSSPDEVESLYQDMLIGVTRFFRDAPCFEYLESHVIPGVIERADPKAGVRVWVAGCATGEEAYSLAILFDEARRRLDSDIEVKIFASDVHPDSLQVASRAEYDEEKLTNVSAGRIATCFTRKDGRYVVSKSLRQMVLFVPHNVLQDPPFTGIDLVSCRNLLIYFDQAGQKKALTLFHFGLKKDGVLFLGPSEALGSLSPEFLTIDERCKLYSKRRDARLPSDVALPISLSPRRHREDVSAVTVRHEARQRLDLYDRLLDSVLPPTLLVDRERQVVDSFGGASSFLRFRDRRVSTQLMQVCPPELQATLSAAIRQAEQTASVVRVPGTSYLDQEGRRRTVSISIHPLPNEVDVITHFAVQLEMGDLQAKVEAPTDGDGHADQDGADLLPVPTGNFELTQRIRMLEGELDVSRDNLQATIEELEASNEELQATNEELIASNEELQSTNEELNSVNEELHTVNVEYQTKNSELRELNEDMNHLLAGTDIGTLFLDESLLVRRFTPGIAPTFQLEPHDIGRPVSAFSHALNVDDLIGLLQHVLESGENVEQEVSDRAAHHYFLRILPYRIEGQSCGVVLTLTNMDALVESRRLAKRFERRLQEAIDAVPVFVSYVNREERYEYANRAYKELMDGPETSVIGKSVQELLGDAYEISRPHIEKALLGEPQYFEQELHTRHGNIFVNVSYLPCRNTRGNVVGFYVAASDVTSLKAAEAKLAAAVESTQRANQAKSDFLAKMSHEIRSPMTAILGFADILDQQLESADNRNCVDVIRRNGHHLLELINDILDLSRIESGNFELAREPLNPLEVLKECYNTVLPKAADQRIDLSLQLDEELDCALLGDRRRLSQIVLNLLTNAIKFSPDSRVILRGRRSTRTGRLVITVADTGIGISESDLPALFEPFRQADDSDTRLHEGSGLGLSITKQLVDQMYGTLQVRSRIRRGSVFQVQLPLQEADESSLSRQQDGVEVKTRIPRLDGKSILLIDDRRDIRFIAEQILSDAGAIVDTAEDGERGLELALQRYGSDRPYDCIVTDIQMPEMDGYETTRRMRASGISQPVLALTASAMAADRDRCLEAGCNAHVSKPIDSVQFVRTIAELLDCRTSAEKG, from the coding sequence ATGAGCAGTCCGGATGAACCTGCCGGCGTCGAGCACCAGGAGCAGAAGACGCCGAGTGTGGCGGCAACCGTGCTCGTCGGAATCGGCGCATCGGCCGGCGGCCTGGAGTCGCTCGAACGCTTCCTCTCCGGAGTAACGTCCCTTTCGGGGGCGGCTTTCGTGGTCGTCCAGCATCTGTCTCCCAACTACGAGACGATGATGGACAAGCTTCTGGCGCGGCATACGCAGATGCCCGTCACGATCGCCCGGAACAGTCAGCCGATCGAGGCGAATGCCGTCTACGTCATTCCCCCTCGCAAGGATCTGACCGTACGTGATGGTCGACTCATCCTGACCGACCAGGATTCGGAAGAAGTCCCCCATCTGCCCATCGACCGATTCTTCTCCTCGATGGCCGAGGAGTATGGATCCAACTGTGCGGCCATCGTGCTCTCTGGAACGGGCAGCGACGGCTCCCGGGGAGTTCGGGACGTGCAGCGGGTGGGAGGACTGGTGCTCAGCGAAGCCGAGTCGACCGCACGTTTTACCGGTATGCCTGCCAGTGCACAGGCGACGGGCTGCGTCGACTATTCCGTTCCCCCCGAGTCGATGGGAAACATCCTGCTGGCTTCGCTGGCAGCCGGCATGCGGGAAGTCACGCCGCCGGTGCCTCTACCGGGCGCGGAACTGCAACAGATCTTCGACATCGTCCGTGAAAAATGTCAGATCGATTTCCTGCAGTACAAATCCTCCACCGTATCGCGACGCATCGACCGTCGACTCAAGATGTGCGGCGTCGATTCGCTTGCCGAGTATATAGGCCTGCTGCGCTCCAGTCCCGACGAAGTCGAGTCCCTCTATCAGGATATGCTGATCGGTGTCACGCGGTTCTTCCGTGATGCGCCCTGCTTCGAGTACCTGGAATCCCACGTCATTCCGGGGGTGATCGAACGGGCCGATCCGAAGGCCGGGGTGCGGGTCTGGGTAGCCGGTTGTGCAACGGGCGAAGAGGCATACTCGCTGGCGATCCTGTTTGACGAAGCCCGTCGACGTCTCGACAGCGATATCGAGGTGAAGATCTTTGCCAGCGATGTTCATCCCGACTCGCTGCAGGTCGCTTCACGCGCGGAATATGACGAAGAGAAGCTGACGAACGTCTCGGCCGGGCGAATCGCCACCTGTTTCACCCGAAAGGACGGTCGATACGTCGTCAGTAAGTCCCTTCGCCAGATGGTCCTTTTCGTGCCGCACAACGTCCTGCAGGACCCGCCGTTCACCGGCATCGACCTGGTCAGCTGCCGCAATCTGCTCATCTACTTCGATCAGGCCGGTCAGAAAAAGGCGCTGACCCTGTTCCACTTCGGTTTGAAGAAGGATGGCGTGCTGTTTCTGGGCCCGAGCGAAGCACTCGGCTCGCTCTCTCCAGAATTCCTCACGATCGATGAGCGGTGCAAGCTGTACTCGAAACGCCGTGACGCGCGACTTCCGTCTGACGTCGCACTCCCGATTTCCCTGAGCCCTCGAAGGCATCGCGAAGATGTCTCCGCAGTCACCGTGCGCCACGAGGCGCGACAGCGGCTCGACCTGTACGACCGCCTGCTCGACTCGGTCCTGCCGCCGACGCTCCTGGTCGATCGGGAGCGACAGGTGGTGGATTCGTTCGGCGGGGCGTCCAGTTTTCTCCGGTTCCGCGACCGCAGGGTCAGCACACAGTTGATGCAGGTCTGTCCCCCCGAGTTGCAGGCAACTCTCTCAGCGGCCATCCGGCAGGCAGAGCAGACGGCGTCCGTTGTACGGGTCCCCGGCACCAGCTATCTCGACCAGGAGGGACGACGTCGCACCGTATCGATCTCGATTCACCCGTTGCCCAACGAGGTGGACGTCATCACGCACTTCGCCGTTCAGCTGGAGATGGGAGATCTCCAGGCAAAAGTCGAAGCACCGACCGACGGAGATGGCCATGCCGACCAGGACGGCGCGGACCTGCTGCCGGTTCCCACTGGCAACTTCGAGCTGACGCAGCGGATCCGGATGCTGGAAGGTGAACTCGATGTCTCCCGGGACAACCTGCAGGCGACGATCGAAGAGCTCGAAGCGAGCAACGAAGAACTTCAGGCGACGAACGAAGAACTGATCGCCTCCAACGAAGAACTGCAGAGTACCAACGAAGAACTCAACTCCGTCAACGAGGAACTCCATACCGTCAACGTCGAGTACCAGACCAAGAATTCCGAACTCCGCGAACTCAACGAGGACATGAATCACCTCCTCGCGGGGACCGACATCGGCACTCTTTTTCTCGACGAGTCGTTGCTCGTGCGGCGATTTACACCCGGCATTGCTCCCACATTTCAGCTCGAACCTCACGATATCGGTCGCCCCGTCTCCGCCTTTTCGCACGCGCTCAATGTCGATGATCTGATCGGGCTGCTGCAGCACGTTCTCGAGAGCGGCGAAAACGTCGAGCAGGAAGTCAGCGATCGCGCTGCCCACCACTATTTCCTTCGCATTCTCCCGTACCGGATCGAGGGCCAGTCGTGCGGCGTCGTACTGACGCTCACCAATATGGATGCCCTGGTCGAGTCGCGGAGACTCGCCAAGCGTTTCGAACGTCGGCTCCAGGAAGCCATCGATGCCGTCCCCGTCTTCGTCTCCTATGTCAACCGCGAGGAACGCTACGAATATGCGAATCGCGCCTACAAGGAGCTGATGGACGGTCCAGAGACGAGCGTCATCGGCAAGTCGGTCCAGGAACTCCTCGGCGACGCGTACGAAATCAGCCGTCCCCATATCGAGAAGGCCCTGCTCGGAGAGCCGCAGTACTTCGAACAGGAACTGCACACGCGCCACGGCAATATCTTTGTCAACGTCAGCTACCTCCCCTGCCGAAACACCCGCGGCAATGTGGTTGGCTTCTATGTCGCGGCATCCGACGTCACTTCGCTCAAGGCGGCCGAGGCAAAGCTCGCGGCTGCTGTCGAATCGACCCAGCGGGCCAACCAGGCGAAGAGCGATTTTCTGGCAAAGATGAGCCACGAGATCCGCAGCCCGATGACCGCGATTCTCGGTTTCGCCGACATCCTCGATCAGCAGCTCGAATCAGCCGACAACCGCAACTGCGTCGACGTCATTCGCCGGAACGGCCACCACCTGCTCGAACTCATCAACGACATTCTCGATCTCTCACGAATCGAGTCGGGGAACTTCGAACTGGCCCGCGAGCCGCTCAACCCGCTCGAAGTTCTCAAGGAGTGCTACAACACCGTACTCCCCAAGGCGGCCGACCAGCGGATCGACCTCAGTCTGCAGCTCGACGAGGAGCTCGACTGTGCACTGCTCGGCGACCGTCGTCGACTCTCGCAGATCGTCCTCAACCTGCTCACAAATGCGATCAAGTTCTCTCCCGATTCCCGGGTCATCCTCAGAGGACGTCGGTCCACGCGAACCGGTCGGCTGGTGATCACAGTCGCCGATACGGGCATCGGCATCTCCGAGTCCGACCTTCCCGCACTCTTCGAACCGTTTCGACAGGCGGACGATTCGGACACCCGGCTGCACGAGGGAAGTGGTCTCGGACTCTCGATCACCAAACAGCTCGTCGACCAGATGTACGGGACCTTGCAGGTCCGCAGTCGCATTCGACGTGGCAGCGTCTTCCAGGTTCAGCTCCCTCTGCAGGAAGCGGACGAATCCTCGCTCAGTCGCCAGCAGGACGGAGTGGAAGTCAAGACCCGCATCCCACGGCTGGACGGCAAGTCGATTCTCCTGATCGACGATCGTCGGGATATTCGCTTTATTGCCGAACAAATCCTTTCAGATGCCGGCGCAATCGTTGATACTGCGGAAGATGGCGAACGCGGTCTCGAACTGGCCCTCCAGCGATACGGCAGCGACCGCCCCTACGATTGCATCGTGACCGACATTCAGATGCCGGAAATGGACGGCTACGAAACAACCCGCCGAATGCGAGCCAGTGGGATTTCTCAGCCCGTACTCGCGCTGACTGCCTCGGCCATGGCGGCCGATCGCGACCGGTGTCTGGAGGCCGGCTGCAACGCTCACGTCTCCAAACCGATCGACAGCGTCCAGTTTGTCCGCACGATCGCGGAACTGCTGGACTGCCGAACCAGCGCGGAGAAAGGATGA
- a CDS encoding glycosyltransferase family 4 protein has translation MSSAALADAASSGLLFPEQFASAQSSAMLAGMSSGMLAGMSSATLAGMSSGMLVDDPAVSVRNAPPGERPLSIAHVGPCLFRGGAEQQLIDLARFLDPRTAVLEKCYVTDPQGIDPAVARDLPCEVVPAGIPEVTRAMQEHDVILCWGLPLDEWVDLSQPRRAVTVYIAHGDSFWTRELLSRSRQTVDHAVAVSERVRTTSHVDLPMSVILNGVDTARLATTRSRDQVRADFDFAPDDFVVGFVGRFSPEKRPELLIYALQYLPQNFKALFIGWGPMLPQLLRDANDLVPGRCAFRFADSYLGDYYEAFDAFALLSVQEGFALVFLEAMFCGTPVIATPVGAVPEVIEHRINGLVVDGAPQNVAGELARLSGNRVWARGLGETAREYARQHGHARRMAGDYENLFQQLVAARRGL, from the coding sequence ATGTCCTCGGCGGCGCTCGCGGATGCCGCGTCGTCGGGTCTGCTGTTTCCTGAACAGTTCGCGTCAGCGCAATCCTCGGCAATGCTGGCGGGCATGTCCTCCGGAATGCTTGCCGGGATGTCCTCGGCGACGCTTGCCGGAATGTCGTCCGGGATGCTGGTCGACGACCCCGCCGTGTCGGTCCGCAATGCCCCGCCGGGGGAGCGGCCACTCTCCATCGCTCACGTCGGCCCGTGCCTGTTTCGCGGCGGAGCCGAGCAGCAGTTGATCGACCTGGCACGCTTTCTGGATCCGCGAACGGCGGTCCTGGAGAAGTGCTACGTGACCGATCCCCAGGGAATCGATCCGGCCGTTGCACGCGACCTGCCCTGCGAGGTCGTTCCAGCCGGAATCCCGGAAGTCACCCGGGCAATGCAGGAACATGACGTCATCCTCTGCTGGGGGCTGCCACTGGACGAATGGGTCGATCTGTCCCAGCCGCGGCGGGCGGTGACGGTCTACATCGCCCACGGCGACAGCTTCTGGACCCGCGAACTGCTGTCGAGGAGTCGTCAGACAGTGGATCATGCGGTGGCTGTCAGCGAACGTGTCCGCACCACCAGTCATGTCGATCTCCCCATGTCGGTGATCCTCAACGGAGTCGATACGGCACGCCTCGCCACCACACGGTCGCGCGATCAGGTTCGGGCCGATTTCGACTTCGCCCCGGACGATTTCGTCGTCGGCTTCGTGGGCCGGTTCTCGCCCGAAAAGCGACCGGAACTGCTGATCTACGCCCTGCAGTACCTGCCGCAGAACTTCAAGGCCCTGTTCATCGGCTGGGGGCCGATGCTCCCGCAGTTGCTCCGCGACGCCAACGACCTGGTCCCCGGACGGTGTGCCTTCCGCTTCGCCGATTCCTATCTGGGGGACTACTACGAAGCGTTTGATGCCTTCGCCCTGCTCTCCGTACAGGAGGGCTTCGCGCTGGTGTTTCTCGAAGCCATGTTCTGCGGAACTCCTGTCATTGCCACCCCGGTCGGAGCCGTCCCCGAAGTCATCGAGCACCGCATCAACGGACTCGTCGTCGATGGGGCTCCACAGAATGTCGCGGGCGAACTGGCCCGGCTCTCCGGCAATCGTGTGTGGGCCCGCGGACTGGGGGAGACCGCCCGCGAATACGCCCGGCAGCATGGCCATGCCCGCCGGATGGCCGGCGACTACGAGAACCTCTTCCAGCAACTGGTTGCCGCTCGCCGAGGTCTCTGA
- a CDS encoding serine/threonine-protein kinase, whose product MHTGASTRLHAATTGVDENDLTGMADADDWKDDIPVSLGKYTVEGPIGRGGMGVVWKAHDPDLSRTVAIKVLAPHLAQSLTARRRFQREARAAAAISHPHVLTIHHVEEQNKAPFLVMEYIAGGSLKEFVAERGKLDPVLAIQLCCQIAQGLAAAHAQGVIHRDVKPSNVMLHEGGVRVRIADFGLARAAFDNSDLTSHDHAVGTPAYMAPEQLRGARVDARADLFSLGCVMHYMLIGHSPFQGRTQAETIHKILGQPHRSLLDVDPTIPPALAEIVDRLLQKNPDERYQSAFEVAALLERYLTMLNQAPTDEIAEILASPTLSRQRQKRGWLLGVGTTAGGMALIAFSLWMIFLPTGDPFESSPGTANMGMTAPEDDSPAVVPGAPPRVTRVITVAETRDADFHELEEAIAHAKPGDTVRVVDGSTYAVNLNLRNRRDLILETTSAAELVATDPSEHLIQIHGGRGIRIRGFRMTTTCENCHAIALMETSDVQLEDLEIDQQAAHSVAAIHVADCNASRHDPPLVIRSCRVRSGSSGQCLWIHADPQPVWNLVVENNRFFATSQATVAVLWGYFGEATIRGNIFASGGVGLNMNLLPVDGADPDGSSRRLIGNRFFRCRSWIGLMSTEPALTPFILADNLILESENVEATLSQQAEVAEYCSVDGNVWEHTRPSETQNRQLQKWVRFEPEVAVQSRNPSHTDFLRLPDDSPFRSTATSNDRDD is encoded by the coding sequence ATGCATACGGGCGCGTCGACCCGCCTGCACGCCGCAACCACCGGTGTCGACGAGAACGACCTGACCGGCATGGCGGACGCCGATGACTGGAAGGACGACATTCCGGTTTCGCTCGGGAAGTACACCGTCGAGGGGCCGATTGGCCGCGGCGGCATGGGGGTCGTCTGGAAAGCCCACGATCCGGATCTCAGCCGCACCGTCGCCATCAAGGTGCTTGCCCCCCATCTGGCACAGAGTCTGACCGCACGTCGACGTTTTCAGCGGGAGGCACGGGCGGCCGCAGCGATCAGCCACCCGCATGTGCTGACGATTCATCACGTCGAGGAGCAGAACAAGGCTCCCTTCCTCGTAATGGAGTATATCGCCGGCGGATCACTCAAGGAGTTCGTCGCGGAACGGGGCAAGCTGGATCCCGTGCTGGCCATTCAGTTGTGCTGTCAGATTGCCCAGGGGCTCGCTGCAGCCCACGCCCAGGGCGTCATTCATCGGGACGTCAAACCCTCAAACGTGATGCTCCACGAAGGGGGCGTCCGCGTGCGCATTGCCGATTTCGGCCTCGCCCGGGCGGCATTCGACAATTCGGACCTGACCTCACACGACCATGCGGTGGGCACGCCCGCCTATATGGCTCCCGAACAGCTGCGCGGGGCCCGTGTCGATGCGCGGGCCGATCTGTTCAGTCTCGGCTGTGTGATGCACTACATGCTGATCGGGCACTCGCCGTTTCAGGGTCGGACTCAGGCCGAAACGATTCACAAGATCCTCGGCCAGCCGCACCGGTCGCTGCTCGATGTCGACCCGACGATTCCGCCGGCGCTGGCCGAAATCGTCGACCGACTCCTCCAGAAGAACCCGGATGAACGGTACCAGTCGGCGTTCGAAGTGGCCGCTCTCCTCGAACGCTACCTGACCATGCTCAATCAGGCGCCGACGGATGAGATCGCAGAGATCCTCGCCTCACCCACATTGAGCCGGCAACGACAGAAACGCGGGTGGTTGCTGGGAGTGGGAACCACGGCAGGTGGCATGGCACTGATCGCATTCTCGCTGTGGATGATCTTCCTGCCGACAGGCGACCCGTTCGAATCATCGCCCGGGACGGCAAACATGGGCATGACCGCGCCGGAAGACGATTCGCCTGCCGTTGTGCCGGGAGCTCCCCCCCGGGTGACCCGAGTGATTACCGTCGCGGAAACCCGCGATGCCGACTTCCACGAACTCGAGGAGGCGATCGCACACGCAAAGCCGGGCGATACCGTTCGCGTGGTCGACGGATCCACCTACGCGGTCAACCTGAACCTGCGTAATCGCCGTGACCTGATCCTCGAAACCACGTCGGCCGCAGAACTCGTCGCCACCGATCCCAGCGAACATCTGATTCAGATTCACGGCGGACGCGGCATTCGGATTCGTGGCTTCCGGATGACGACGACCTGTGAGAACTGCCACGCCATCGCGCTGATGGAAACGTCCGACGTCCAGCTTGAAGATCTCGAGATCGATCAGCAGGCCGCACACTCTGTGGCGGCGATTCATGTTGCCGACTGCAATGCCTCCCGTCATGATCCGCCGCTGGTCATCCGCAGTTGCCGCGTCCGCTCCGGCAGTTCCGGACAGTGTCTGTGGATTCATGCCGATCCACAGCCGGTCTGGAATCTCGTCGTCGAAAACAACCGGTTCTTTGCCACCAGCCAGGCGACGGTCGCCGTCCTCTGGGGATACTTCGGGGAGGCAACGATCCGCGGCAACATCTTTGCCTCCGGCGGTGTCGGTCTGAATATGAACCTTCTCCCGGTGGACGGAGCCGATCCCGACGGATCCTCGCGACGCCTGATTGGCAACAGGTTCTTCCGCTGTCGATCCTGGATCGGCCTGATGTCCACCGAACCGGCCCTGACTCCCTTTATCCTCGCCGACAACCTGATCCTCGAATCCGAGAACGTCGAGGCGACGCTCTCGCAGCAGGCCGAAGTCGCAGAGTACTGCAGCGTCGACGGAAACGTCTGGGAACACACGCGGCCATCCGAAACTCAGAACCGTCAGCTGCAGAAATGGGTGCGGTTTGAGCCCGAAGTGGCCGTGCAATCGAGAAACCCTTCTCACACGGATTTCCTGCGCCTGCCGGACGACTCGCCGTTCCGAAGCACCGCTACCAGCAACGACCGCGACGACTGA
- a CDS encoding sugar phosphate isomerase/epimerase family protein, with product MNRREFVGRMAAGCAVGAAMAGARPARSDEPPPARKRRPQRFAVSTYSFWQFRHENLRDVETCIDLAAEMGFDGIEILHRQMTDESNGYLQRLKRRAFVNALDLCGFSTHQGFLRPDIEYRQRNVEHTIHCIELCYQLGIPTMRVNTGTWGTSRNFDDLMKNRGIEPPIDGYTDEEGFEWVIDGLEKCLKAAERCGVVLGLENHWGLGRTPEGVMRVVDAIDSPWLQVTMDTGNFLEDPYERLEILAPKTVLVQAKTYYGGGLWYTLDLDYPRIAKMLAGHNYHGYVSLEFEGQDDPRTAIPKSLSMLREAFAAAD from the coding sequence ATGAACCGACGCGAATTTGTGGGACGGATGGCAGCGGGATGTGCGGTGGGAGCTGCAATGGCGGGGGCCCGCCCGGCCCGGTCCGACGAACCGCCCCCGGCCCGCAAGCGGCGACCACAGCGGTTTGCCGTGTCGACCTATTCGTTCTGGCAGTTCCGTCACGAGAATCTGCGGGACGTCGAGACGTGCATCGATCTCGCTGCCGAGATGGGATTCGACGGGATCGAGATTCTGCATCGCCAGATGACGGACGAGTCGAACGGTTACCTGCAACGTCTCAAGCGGCGGGCATTCGTGAATGCTCTGGATCTGTGCGGCTTCTCGACGCATCAGGGGTTCCTGCGTCCCGATATCGAGTATCGCCAGCGAAACGTCGAACATACCATTCACTGCATCGAACTGTGCTACCAGCTCGGCATTCCGACCATGCGGGTCAACACGGGGACGTGGGGAACCAGCAGGAACTTCGATGATCTGATGAAGAACCGCGGCATTGAACCTCCTATCGACGGGTACACCGATGAGGAGGGATTCGAGTGGGTGATCGACGGTCTGGAGAAGTGCCTCAAAGCGGCTGAGCGGTGCGGCGTCGTGCTCGGGCTGGAGAACCACTGGGGACTGGGACGCACGCCCGAGGGAGTCATGCGCGTTGTCGACGCCATCGACTCGCCGTGGCTGCAGGTCACAATGGACACGGGGAACTTCCTCGAAGATCCGTACGAGCGGCTGGAGATCCTCGCCCCAAAGACGGTACTTGTCCAGGCGAAGACGTACTACGGCGGGGGACTGTGGTACACGCTGGACCTCGACTATCCGCGGATCGCGAAGATGCTGGCCGGACACAACTATCACGGTTACGTATCGCTGGAATTCGAGGGGCAGGACGACCCGCGCACGGCGATCCCGAAAAGCCTGTCGATGCTGCGCGAGGCGTTTGCTGCGGCGGATTAG